From a single Candoia aspera isolate rCanAsp1 chromosome 2, rCanAsp1.hap2, whole genome shotgun sequence genomic region:
- the OPN1MW3 gene encoding medium-wave-sensitive opsin 3: MQTRGKEVSKAMTEAWNVAVFAARRRNDEDTTRESIFVYTNSNNTRDPFEGPNYHIAPRWVYNLTSLWMVFVVIASVFTNGLVLVATAKFKKLRHPLNWILVNLAIADLGETVIASTISVINQFFGYFILGHPLCVVEGYTVSVCGITALWSLAIISWERWVVVCKPFGNLKFDAKMALAGILFSWVWAATWTAPPIFGWSRYWPHGLKTSCGPDVFSGNEDPGVQSYMIVLMITCCIIPLSIIILCYLQVWMAIRAVAAQQKESESTQKAEKEVSRMVVVMILAYIFCWGPYTSFACFAAANPGYAFHPLTASLPAFFAKSATIYNPIIYVFMNRQFRNCIMQLFGKKVDDGSEVSSTSRTEVSSVSNSSVSPA; encoded by the exons ATGCAAACAAGGGGGAAGGAAGTATCAAAGGCCATGACAGAGGCCTGGAATGTGGCAGTATTTGCTGCTCGGAGGCGCAACGATGAAGATACCACTAGAGAAAGTATATTTGTTTACACCAACAGCAACAATACCCGTG ACCCTTTTGAAGGCCCAAACTATCATATTGCACCACGATGGGTCTACAACTTAACTTCACTCTGGATGGTCTTTGTTGTCATTGCCTCAGTCTTTACTAATGGTTTGGTATTGGTGGCCACAGCCAAATTCAAGAAGTTACGGCATCCGCTCAACTGGATTCTGGTGAACTTGGCTATAGCTGATTTGGGTGAAACGGTTATTGCTAGCACCATCAGTGTCATCAACCAGTTCTTTGGCTATTTCATCCTTGGCCATCCCTTGTGTGTTGTGGAGGGTTATACTGTCTCTGTTTGTG GCATCACAGCCCTCTGGTCTTTGGCCATTATTTCCTGGGAGCGCTGGGTTGTTGTTTGCAAACCTTTTGGAAATCTCAAGTTTGATGCCAAAATGGCCCTTGCTGGCATTCTCTTCTCCTGGGTATGGGCTGCCACCTGGACAGCACCGCCAATCTTTGGCTGGAGTAG ATATTGGCCCCATGGTCTCAAAACATCATGTGGTCCAGATGTATTCAGTGGCAATGAAGATCCTGGTGTCCAATCTTACATGATTGTCCTGATGATCACCTGTTGCATAATTCCCCTGAGCATCATCATCCTCTGCTACTTGCAAGTGTGGATGGCTATCCGTGCG GTTGCAGCCCAGCAGAAAGAGTCAGAATCAACACAGAAGGCTGAGAAGGAAGTATCAAGGATGGTAGTGGTCATGATTCTTGCCTATATTTTCTGCTGGGGACCATATACAAGTTTTGCCTGTTTTGCTGCTGCCAATCCAGGCTATGCCTTTCACCCCTTGACAGCTTCCTTGCCTGCCTTCTTTGCAAAAAGCGCCACCATTTACAACCCAATTATCTATGTCTTCATGAACAGACAG TTCCGTAATTGCATAATGCAGCTCTTTGGCAAGAAAGTGGATGATGGTTCTGAAGTTTCCTCTACTTCCCGCACTGAAGTCTCATCTGTCTCTAACTCTTCTGTATCACCAGCATAA